Proteins from one Thioflavicoccus mobilis 8321 genomic window:
- the panC gene encoding pantoate--beta-alanine ligase has translation MSSERLSVIDEIAVVRQRVRAWRTAGQRIALVPTMGNLHDGHLALVRAARAEGVRVVASIFVNPLQFGPREDLANYPRTLEQDRKQLEGIGVDLLFAPSAESIYPRGPGEHTRIEVPGLSDILCGASRPGHFIGVATVVCKLFNIVQPDLAYFGEKDFQQLLVIGRMTEDLSLPVEIVGVPTVREPDGLAMSSRNGYLTAPERVLAPALHHSLERAGEALREGRAAAEVEQSGRAALEAAGLRPDYFAVRRAADLARPERADQDLIVLAAAVIGTTRLIDNLRVRRGGLHDRSD, from the coding sequence ATGAGCAGCGAACGCCTTTCGGTCATCGACGAGATCGCCGTGGTTCGCCAGCGGGTGCGCGCCTGGCGCACCGCGGGCCAGCGAATCGCCTTGGTGCCGACGATGGGCAATCTCCACGACGGCCACCTCGCCCTGGTGCGAGCCGCCCGGGCCGAAGGCGTGCGGGTGGTCGCCAGCATCTTCGTCAACCCGCTCCAGTTCGGGCCACGCGAGGACCTCGCGAACTATCCGCGGACCCTGGAGCAGGACCGCAAGCAGCTCGAAGGCATCGGGGTGGATCTCCTCTTCGCCCCGAGCGCCGAGTCGATCTACCCGCGCGGTCCTGGCGAACATACCCGGATCGAGGTGCCCGGGTTGTCGGACATCCTCTGCGGGGCGAGCCGGCCCGGGCACTTCATCGGGGTCGCCACGGTCGTCTGCAAGCTCTTCAACATCGTCCAGCCGGATCTGGCCTATTTCGGCGAGAAGGACTTCCAGCAGCTTCTCGTCATCGGGCGCATGACCGAAGACCTGAGCCTGCCGGTCGAGATCGTCGGAGTGCCGACGGTGCGCGAACCGGACGGCCTGGCGATGAGTTCGCGCAACGGCTACCTCACGGCCCCTGAGCGGGTCCTGGCCCCGGCCCTGCACCATTCGCTCGAGCGCGCCGGCGAGGCCCTGCGCGAGGGCCGCGCGGCGGCCGAGGTCGAGCAATCGGGGCGCGCCGCCCTGGAGGCCGCCGGTCTGCGCCCGGATTACTTCGCGGTGCGGCGTGCGGCCGATCTGGCCCGCCCGGAACGCGCCGATCAGGACCTCATCGTGCTGGCGGCCGCCGTCATCGGCACGACACGCCTGATCGATAATCTGCGGGTGCGCCGCGGCGGCCTGCACGATCGATCGGACTGA